A window from Fibrobacter sp. UWB11 encodes these proteins:
- a CDS encoding 6-carboxyhexanoate--CoA ligase, with product MDYYSLKMRASQHVGEGENSHEQHISGAERIVGRDSVEAVCTAMVRRAMNHSKGDPDFINVKIEKVHESDIQVLKSLPVTRVDVETWQEGLEKAFELITPLMGSGCGLREKLQELLRATFPMRGAMLYDIATGNRLEPDHERGVRATYMDALHSSEVDGCKNHFNEAIVLATKVANAPGMVAEFCVSDDPNYVTGYVASKELGYVRIMKMKEMGDENGGRIFLFDSRKASAEECIEYLQKKKVLVDVAACHPERRA from the coding sequence ATGGATTACTACAGTTTAAAAATGCGTGCTTCGCAGCATGTTGGCGAAGGCGAAAACTCCCATGAACAGCATATTTCCGGTGCTGAACGCATTGTTGGGCGCGATTCCGTGGAAGCTGTGTGTACGGCAATGGTGCGCCGTGCGATGAATCATTCCAAGGGCGACCCGGATTTTATCAATGTGAAAATTGAAAAGGTTCACGAAAGCGATATTCAGGTCTTGAAATCGCTCCCTGTAACGCGCGTGGATGTGGAAACGTGGCAAGAAGGGTTGGAAAAGGCGTTTGAGTTGATTACGCCGCTGATGGGCTCCGGTTGTGGACTGCGCGAAAAATTGCAGGAACTTTTGCGTGCGACTTTCCCGATGCGCGGGGCGATGCTTTACGACATTGCGACGGGAAACCGCCTGGAACCAGACCACGAACGCGGTGTACGTGCGACTTACATGGATGCGCTCCATTCGAGCGAAGTCGATGGATGCAAGAACCATTTTAACGAAGCGATTGTCCTTGCGACCAAGGTGGCGAATGCTCCGGGAATGGTGGCGGAATTCTGCGTAAGCGATGACCCGAATTACGTGACGGGCTATGTCGCAAGCAAGGAACTCGGTTACGTTCGCATTATGAAGATGAAGGAAATGGGCGACGAAAACGGAGGCCGCATTTTCTTGTTTGATTCTCGAAAAGCCTCCGCCGAAGAATGCATCGAGTACTTGCAGAAAAAGAAAGTGCTAGTGGATGTCGCCGCGTGTCATCCTGAGCGAAGGGCGTAG
- the bioF gene encoding 8-amino-7-oxononanoate synthase, producing the protein MNERILDFFTKDALEAARANNTYRTLRHISSPEASHVTIAGKDTVLLASNSYLDLANVPELKQAMADAVLEWGTGSGGARLTTGNKTPHDELEEFIAKFKGEEAAIAFNTGYMANVGTISALCGKNDFIFSDELNHASIIDGIRLSRAKCFVYKHNDMADLERAIEAAKADFCVREKLAENAVSNFRGLIVTDAVFSMDGDLANLPELLRIARARDCLLMIDEAHATGVLGRTGRGLAEHYNCEHADVTIGTLSKAVAAEGGFVAGSKQLIEFLKNKSRSFIFTTAMAPAVAAAALRNLQFIDAHPERVQQLRDNVKFFCDALRLHGLQVPQTESAIIPIIIGDEAKALRISETLQNEGVLIPAIRYPTVAKGQARLRASLMATHTKEELEFAATKIAEAI; encoded by the coding sequence ATGAACGAACGAATTTTAGACTTTTTCACAAAAGATGCGCTTGAAGCGGCGCGTGCAAACAATACGTACCGCACGTTGCGTCACATCTCGTCACCAGAAGCATCGCATGTGACGATTGCGGGCAAGGATACGGTTTTGCTCGCTTCGAATTCTTACTTGGATTTGGCGAACGTTCCTGAACTCAAGCAGGCGATGGCGGATGCGGTCCTTGAATGGGGAACGGGGAGCGGTGGCGCTCGCCTCACGACCGGCAACAAGACTCCGCACGATGAACTCGAAGAGTTTATTGCAAAGTTCAAAGGCGAAGAAGCGGCTATCGCGTTCAACACGGGCTACATGGCGAACGTGGGAACGATTTCTGCGTTGTGCGGCAAGAATGATTTTATTTTCAGCGATGAACTGAATCACGCAAGCATCATTGATGGTATTCGTCTTTCGCGTGCAAAATGCTTTGTGTACAAGCACAATGACATGGCGGATTTGGAACGCGCGATTGAAGCGGCCAAAGCTGATTTTTGCGTACGTGAAAAGCTTGCGGAAAATGCAGTCTCGAATTTCCGTGGTCTCATCGTGACGGATGCTGTTTTCAGTATGGATGGCGATTTGGCGAACTTGCCGGAACTCTTGCGCATTGCTCGCGCTCGCGATTGCCTTTTGATGATTGACGAGGCGCATGCCACGGGCGTCCTTGGGCGCACGGGGCGCGGACTTGCGGAACATTACAATTGTGAACATGCCGATGTGACCATCGGGACTTTGAGCAAGGCCGTGGCCGCCGAAGGCGGCTTTGTCGCCGGTTCCAAGCAGTTGATTGAATTCTTGAAAAACAAGTCTCGCAGTTTCATTTTCACGACAGCGATGGCTCCTGCAGTAGCGGCGGCTGCACTCCGCAATTTGCAGTTCATCGATGCGCACCCGGAGCGTGTTCAGCAATTGCGTGACAACGTGAAATTCTTTTGCGATGCTTTGCGCTTGCATGGGTTGCAAGTTCCGCAGACGGAATCGGCAATTATCCCGATTATCATTGGGGATGAGGCGAAGGCTTTGCGGATTTCGGAAACACTCCAGAATGAGGGAGTCTTGATTCCTGCAATCCGTTATCCGACGGTTGCAAAAGGGCAGGCCCGCTTACGCGCGAGCCTCATGGCTACGCATACAAAAGAAGAACTTGAATTTGCTGCAACTAAAATTGCGGAGGCGATATGA
- a CDS encoding GGDEF domain-containing protein — protein MDNSKNFIADFPVDSAEFFKAITYATTELYISMHVLDLEDNTAFPIKTNEFIDKFMKCGSTLQESITNIMVNLACPESVETIKNFTILSTLSERMKNANVISEIFHGKIHGWSKAMFVRVGDEKPLRRVLYVVENVNAQMTKLEQEKELLEQNRKQQNMINALMDGYASVVCVDFATEKVEFFRTSDRIKSAIGFMKEPPPFKILVEKLINTAVLEEDRDNLWKVAEESYIKEHMQVGNSLSQIFHNELGQYVEMKVVRTGEETTVFGFTDKHNEITEINDKIYKDSLTQVMNRKYFDDKLAPCNFQAVVMADIDFFKEVNDNYGHQCGDAALAAVASILSSSVRSSDCVVRYGGDEFLISFKGIAPEVLKNRLEQMRAKAEKIKLQDYPNVQLTMSFGGTYGDGTVSDMLSFADEALYVSKKKRNCVTLVPFEEKN, from the coding sequence ATGGACAATAGCAAAAATTTTATAGCGGACTTTCCTGTGGACTCTGCGGAGTTTTTTAAAGCTATAACTTACGCCACAACTGAACTGTATATTTCGATGCATGTTCTTGATCTTGAGGACAACACCGCGTTCCCCATCAAGACCAACGAATTCATCGATAAGTTCATGAAATGCGGCAGCACCCTACAAGAAAGTATTACCAATATCATGGTGAACCTTGCATGTCCAGAAAGCGTTGAAACCATCAAAAATTTTACGATTCTTTCAACATTGTCGGAACGCATGAAGAATGCAAATGTTATTTCAGAAATTTTTCACGGAAAAATTCACGGTTGGAGTAAGGCTATGTTTGTACGTGTTGGCGATGAAAAGCCACTACGTCGAGTCCTGTACGTTGTCGAAAACGTGAATGCGCAAATGACAAAGCTGGAACAAGAGAAAGAGCTCTTGGAGCAGAACCGCAAGCAGCAAAATATGATCAATGCGCTTATGGACGGATACGCCTCCGTTGTTTGTGTCGATTTTGCAACTGAAAAAGTGGAATTTTTCCGCACAAGCGATCGAATCAAAAGTGCAATTGGTTTTATGAAAGAACCGCCTCCGTTCAAGATTCTTGTTGAAAAACTTATCAATACGGCTGTTCTCGAAGAAGATCGGGATAATCTCTGGAAAGTGGCTGAAGAGTCCTATATTAAAGAACACATGCAAGTTGGTAATAGTTTGTCACAAATATTTCACAACGAACTCGGTCAGTATGTTGAAATGAAGGTTGTGCGAACAGGTGAAGAAACAACTGTATTCGGTTTTACCGATAAACATAACGAAATCACGGAAATAAACGATAAAATCTACAAGGATTCGTTGACGCAAGTGATGAACCGTAAGTATTTTGATGATAAACTAGCACCATGTAATTTTCAAGCCGTTGTTATGGCTGATATCGATTTTTTCAAAGAAGTCAATGACAATTACGGCCACCAGTGTGGTGATGCCGCCCTTGCCGCTGTTGCGTCGATATTGAGTTCATCTGTTCGTAGTTCGGATTGCGTAGTACGTTATGGTGGCGACGAATTTTTAATCTCGTTCAAGGGTATCGCCCCTGAAGTGTTGAAAAATAGGCTTGAGCAGATGCGTGCTAAGGCCGAAAAAATTAAACTGCAAGATTACCCGAATGTACAGCTAACGATGAGCTTTGGTGGAACATACGGAGACGGAACTGTTTCAGACATGCTCTCTTTTGCAGACGAGGCGCTTTACGTGTCAAAGAAAAAACGGAACTGCGTTACCTTAGTTCCGTTTGAAGAAAAAAATTAA
- a CDS encoding aminopeptidase, translating to MKDPRITQLAENLINNAIALKAGENILIETTDTPDELSTELIKAVAKVGGNAFVHNYNSRVRREVIRSASEEQMKLSAELAMNEMKQMQAYLSIRAMNNAMENCDIDDKKMFAYRTITQDVLNYRVNNTRWCVLRWPNPSMAQGAKMSTEAFEDFYFKACLADYPKMQRAAQALVDLMNKTDKVRLVAQDTDITFSIKDIPAVPCCGNMNIPDGEVYTAPVQGSIEGVIHYNTPTLYEGKHFSNIRLVFKQGKIVEATCETGDNKSLNAIFDTDEGARYVGEFAIGFNPFVRAPMCDILFDEKIAGSIHFTPGMSYEDAPNGNKSAIHWDLVLIMRPEYGGGEIWFDDKLIRKDGLFVVDELKCLNPENLG from the coding sequence ATGAAAGATCCTCGCATTACGCAACTTGCAGAAAACTTAATCAACAACGCCATTGCACTTAAGGCTGGCGAAAACATTCTAATCGAAACGACCGACACACCGGACGAACTTTCGACCGAACTTATCAAGGCTGTCGCTAAGGTTGGCGGCAATGCTTTTGTCCACAACTATAACAGCCGCGTACGTCGTGAAGTCATCCGCTCGGCTTCCGAAGAACAGATGAAACTTTCTGCCGAGCTTGCAATGAACGAAATGAAGCAGATGCAGGCTTATCTTTCTATCCGCGCAATGAACAACGCAATGGAAAATTGCGATATCGATGACAAGAAAATGTTCGCTTACAGAACCATCACGCAAGATGTTTTGAACTACCGCGTGAACAATACGCGTTGGTGCGTACTCCGCTGGCCGAACCCATCAATGGCGCAGGGCGCAAAGATGAGCACGGAAGCTTTCGAAGACTTTTACTTCAAAGCTTGCCTTGCGGATTATCCGAAGATGCAGCGCGCCGCACAAGCTTTAGTAGACCTCATGAACAAAACGGACAAGGTACGTCTTGTGGCTCAAGATACCGACATCACATTCAGCATCAAGGATATCCCGGCAGTACCATGCTGCGGCAACATGAATATCCCGGATGGCGAAGTCTACACGGCACCGGTGCAGGGGAGTATCGAAGGCGTTATCCACTACAACACGCCGACACTTTACGAAGGCAAGCACTTCAGCAACATCCGCCTCGTCTTCAAGCAAGGCAAGATTGTCGAAGCCACCTGCGAAACGGGCGACAACAAGAGCCTGAACGCCATCTTCGATACAGACGAGGGAGCTCGTTACGTGGGCGAGTTTGCTATTGGTTTTAATCCGTTTGTGCGCGCTCCGATGTGCGACATTTTGTTCGACGAAAAGATTGCAGGCTCCATCCACTTTACTCCGGGAATGAGCTACGAAGATGCCCCGAACGGAAACAAGTCTGCCATCCATTGGGATTTGGTACTTATCATGCGTCCGGAATACGGCGGTGGCGAAATTTGGTTCGACGACAAGCTCATCCGCAAGGACGGACTTTTTGTGGTCGATGAACTTAAGTGCTTGAATCCGGAGAATTTAGGTTAA
- the bioA gene encoding adenosylmethionine--8-amino-7-oxononanoate transaminase — MNTLLNFDSEHLWHPYAALKNTPARFLAKSAHGTTIETADGLKLIDAVSSWWCMAHGHNAPEIVEAIRKQSEKMCHVMFGGFTHEPAIELGEKLVNFLPEGLNKIFFADSGSIAVECAAKMAVQYQHSLSRPERCKLVALKGGYHGDTAGAMALSDPDGMHVLFRGIMPHHYFAERPNCRFDSAWDDSDFASMERVVEEHKDEIAAVICEPVFQGGNGMWLYNAGYLKRLRELCDRYGILLILDEIASGFYRTGPRFAMIHAGIKPDIMCIGKALTGGSITMAACVASEKVADTITNSKIPAFMHGPTYMANPLACAAGIASLSLFESRDYASSVARIEKRLKANLEPLRSLENAADVRVLGAIGVLELKAKPSSDDILRVIRETGVWLRPFCNYVYTMPPFITSDAEVDRICEAIKMIGECEPAPIVDGEDEFHE, encoded by the coding sequence ATGAATACGCTATTGAATTTCGACAGCGAGCATTTGTGGCACCCGTATGCTGCGCTGAAAAACACTCCCGCAAGATTCCTTGCAAAGTCGGCTCATGGAACGACGATTGAAACAGCCGACGGATTGAAACTGATTGATGCCGTATCGAGCTGGTGGTGCATGGCTCACGGGCATAACGCTCCTGAAATTGTTGAAGCGATTCGCAAGCAAAGCGAAAAGATGTGCCACGTGATGTTCGGCGGTTTTACGCACGAGCCTGCAATTGAACTGGGCGAAAAGTTGGTGAACTTCTTGCCCGAAGGCTTGAACAAGATTTTCTTTGCTGATTCAGGAAGCATCGCCGTGGAATGCGCCGCCAAGATGGCGGTGCAGTACCAGCATTCGCTCTCCCGCCCGGAGCGCTGTAAGTTGGTCGCCTTGAAGGGCGGCTACCACGGCGATACGGCAGGCGCAATGGCTTTGAGCGATCCAGACGGCATGCATGTGCTTTTCCGCGGAATCATGCCGCACCATTACTTTGCAGAACGCCCGAATTGCCGTTTTGATAGCGCTTGGGACGATAGCGATTTTGCATCGATGGAACGCGTTGTCGAAGAACATAAAGATGAAATTGCGGCGGTCATTTGCGAGCCAGTTTTCCAGGGCGGAAATGGCATGTGGCTTTACAATGCGGGTTACCTCAAGCGCCTCCGTGAACTTTGCGACCGCTATGGCATCTTGCTTATCTTGGATGAAATCGCTTCGGGATTTTACCGCACGGGCCCGCGATTTGCGATGATTCATGCTGGTATAAAGCCGGACATTATGTGCATCGGCAAGGCGCTTACGGGCGGTAGCATTACGATGGCGGCCTGCGTTGCTTCGGAGAAGGTCGCCGATACAATTACAAATAGCAAAATCCCTGCATTTATGCATGGCCCGACATACATGGCAAACCCGCTTGCGTGTGCGGCTGGGATTGCTTCGCTTTCGCTGTTTGAAAGTCGCGATTATGCATCAAGCGTGGCGCGTATTGAAAAGCGCTTGAAAGCGAATTTGGAACCGCTCCGTTCGCTCGAAAATGCAGCGGATGTACGTGTGCTTGGTGCAATTGGCGTTTTGGAACTCAAAGCAAAGCCGTCATCAGACGATATTTTGCGCGTAATTCGCGAAACTGGCGTGTGGTTACGTCCATTCTGCAATTACGTCTATACGATGCCACCGTTTATCACGAGCGATGCAGAAGTAGACCGCATTTGCGAAGCGATTAAGATGATTGGCGAATGCGAACCTGCGCCAATTGTGGATGGCGAAGACGAATTTCACGAATAA
- a CDS encoding FISUMP domain-containing protein codes for MKNFKNSIIASIILSVALAACGGDSGTSPSDVIPDSVPGSPSSSSVKKSSSSSVTRSSSSVIQSGDSREGSSNSKQSSSSSSKVSSSSSAKIASSSSVAPASSSSKKESSSSEYVPFDHSKTHAADWEIGENRYKTFVDPRNGRSYYYITIPGRVFKEMGANGKAIWTEDTVTVMAENLNIGKMVLGENEQNDDSEIERYCYNNDTTKCDEFGGLYQWAEMMQLPSRCNTESCAELIQENHRGICPEGWRLFTYNDYRIVRFSEGNEEHGVDGLRSGYRFSGYNTTGFSLVGAGKREKNGKFSRLEEVAYWFYPLEDDYDRSIYAHFAYIAMSGAYGVGADNGDEKTYGLSVRCVKLE; via the coding sequence ATGAAAAATTTCAAGAACAGCATTATTGCGTCCATAATCCTTTCCGTAGCCCTTGCCGCCTGTGGCGGCGACAGCGGTACTTCCCCTTCTGATGTCATCCCGGACTCCGTTCCGGGATCGCCATCTAGTTCCAGCGTTAAGAAGTCGTCATCGTCTAGTGTCACCCGGAGCAGCAGTTCCGTCATCCAGAGCGGCGATAGCCGCGAAGGATCCAGTAACAGTAAGCAATCTAGTAGCAGTTCTTCGAAAGTGTCCTCTTCGTCATCTGCAAAGATTGCCTCGTCGTCTTCTGTCGCTCCTGCTTCGAGTTCAAGTAAAAAAGAGTCTAGCAGTAGTGAGTATGTACCATTTGACCATTCAAAAACGCATGCTGCAGATTGGGAAATAGGAGAAAATCGATACAAGACATTTGTGGATCCTCGTAATGGACGTAGCTATTATTATATCACAATTCCAGGGCGTGTCTTTAAAGAAATGGGTGCTAATGGTAAAGCCATTTGGACTGAGGATACTGTTACCGTCATGGCTGAAAATTTAAATATTGGTAAGATGGTTCTTGGTGAAAACGAGCAGAATGACGATTCTGAAATAGAACGCTACTGCTATAATAACGATACTACAAAATGTGATGAATTTGGCGGACTTTACCAGTGGGCGGAAATGATGCAACTGCCGAGCCGTTGTAATACTGAAAGTTGCGCTGAATTAATACAAGAGAATCATCGAGGAATTTGCCCGGAAGGTTGGCGTTTGTTTACATATAATGATTATAGAATTGTAAGGTTCTCTGAAGGCAATGAAGAACATGGTGTAGATGGATTACGTTCAGGATACCGCTTTAGTGGTTACAATACGACAGGTTTTTCCCTTGTTGGTGCTGGAAAAAGAGAAAAAAATGGCAAGTTTAGTAGACTGGAAGAAGTTGCTTATTGGTTTTATCCGTTAGAAGATGACTATGATCGTTCGATATATGCTCATTTTGCATATATTGCTATGTCGGGTGCTTACGGAGTAGGCGCTGATAATGGCGATGAAAAAACATACGGCCTGTCCGTTCGTTGTGTAAAACTCGAATAA
- a CDS encoding single-stranded DNA-binding protein, with protein sequence MAYLNKVMLIGNIGKDPEVRVNPNGGRKRVSFSLATSRRYRDNNGEQKEQTDWHNIIGWGKIADIVEQLGIRKGMSLYVEGSLTNRSWTDQTSGQKRYVTEINMDTFQLLTPRGQGGAPGAGGFSQANSFQQNSFNGMQQNSAPAYDAGMAEEDVDLPF encoded by the coding sequence ATGGCTTATTTGAATAAGGTTATGCTCATCGGTAATATTGGCAAGGATCCGGAAGTTCGTGTCAATCCTAATGGTGGTCGTAAGCGTGTTTCTTTTTCTCTTGCAACTTCTCGCCGCTATCGCGATAACAATGGCGAACAGAAAGAACAGACTGATTGGCACAACATTATTGGCTGGGGCAAAATAGCAGATATCGTTGAACAGCTTGGCATTCGCAAGGGCATGAGCCTTTATGTGGAAGGTTCCCTCACCAACCGTAGCTGGACCGACCAGACTAGTGGCCAGAAGCGTTATGTAACTGAAATCAATATGGACACTTTCCAGCTCCTCACACCGCGTGGCCAGGGTGGCGCACCCGGTGCAGGTGGTTTTAGCCAGGCTAACAGCTTCCAGCAGAACAGCTTTAACGGAATGCAGCAGAATAGCGCTCCTGCTTATGATGCTGGCATGGCCGAAGAAGACGTCGATCTTCCGTTCTAA
- a CDS encoding aspartate-semialdehyde dehydrogenase encodes MIRNVAIMGATGAVGQELLKILEQRNFPLQNLKLLASERSVGREYEFKGEKLKVELTCKDAFKNVDLVLSSAGASVSKEFAPIAVDAGAVVVDNTSFFRMDPNVPLVVPEVNPEDIKLHKGIIANPNCTTIMMVVALKPINDLSKITRIHVATYQSASGAGATGMAELKQQYQEIVEGKPVTVKKFAHQLAYNLIPHIDVFTDNGYTKEEMKMFNETRKIMHSDVRCAATCVRVSALRCHSEAISFETERALSVEEVRNAIKNGEGLQLCDDVANNVYPMPLNLMGTDDVYVGRIRKDLACDNGMNIWIVGDQIRKGAALNAVQIAERL; translated from the coding sequence ATGATTCGTAACGTAGCGATCATGGGCGCCACTGGCGCAGTAGGTCAGGAACTCCTCAAGATTCTTGAACAACGTAACTTTCCGCTTCAGAACTTGAAGCTTCTCGCCTCCGAACGCAGCGTCGGCCGTGAATATGAATTCAAGGGCGAAAAGCTCAAAGTCGAATTGACTTGCAAGGACGCATTCAAGAACGTTGACCTCGTGCTCTCTTCTGCAGGCGCAAGCGTTTCCAAGGAATTCGCTCCGATTGCTGTTGACGCAGGCGCTGTCGTCGTCGACAACACAAGCTTCTTCCGCATGGACCCGAACGTCCCGCTCGTTGTCCCGGAAGTGAACCCGGAAGACATCAAGCTCCACAAGGGCATCATCGCTAACCCGAACTGCACGACCATCATGATGGTTGTCGCTTTGAAGCCAATCAATGACTTGAGCAAGATTACCCGCATCCACGTCGCTACCTACCAGAGCGCAAGCGGTGCCGGTGCAACGGGTATGGCCGAACTCAAGCAGCAGTACCAGGAAATCGTCGAAGGCAAGCCGGTCACCGTGAAGAAGTTCGCCCACCAGCTCGCATACAACCTCATTCCGCACATCGACGTGTTCACCGACAACGGCTACACGAAGGAAGAAATGAAGATGTTCAACGAAACGCGCAAGATCATGCACAGCGACGTCCGCTGCGCTGCAACCTGCGTCCGCGTTTCCGCACTCCGCTGCCATTCCGAAGCCATCAGCTTCGAAACGGAACGCGCACTCTCTGTCGAAGAAGTCCGCAACGCCATCAAGAACGGCGAAGGCCTCCAGCTCTGCGATGACGTTGCAAACAATGTCTACCCGATGCCGCTCAACCTCATGGGCACGGACGACGTTTACGTTGGCCGTATCCGCAAGGACCTCGCTTGCGATAATGGCATGAACATCTGGATTGTTGGCGACCAGATCCGCAAGGGTGCTGCTCTCAACGCTGTCCAGATTGCAGAACGCCTCTAA
- a CDS encoding family 16 glycosylhydrolase, giving the protein MNIKKTAVKSALAVAAAAAALTTHVSAKDFSGAELYTLEEVQYGKFEARMKMAAASGTVSSMFLYQNGSEIADGRPWVEVDIEVLGKNPGSFQSNIITGKAGSQITSEKHHAVSPAADQAFHTYALEWTPNYVRWTVDGKEVRKTEGGQVSNLTGTQGLRFNLWSSESAAWVGQFDESKLPLFQFINWVKVYKYTPGQGEGGSDFTLDWTDNFDTFDGSRWGKGDWTFDGNRVDLTDKNIYSRDGMLILALTRKGQESFNGQVPKDDEPAPKSSSSTPASSSSAPVSSSSVASSSSQVVPPSSSSATNAIHGIRTTPTVSKDRRSLVNAKGAKVSPNGHKRYRVNFEY; this is encoded by the coding sequence ATGAATATTAAGAAAACTGCAGTCAAGAGCGCTCTCGCCGTAGCAGCAGCCGCGGCTGCTCTTACGACCCATGTTAGCGCAAAGGATTTTAGCGGAGCCGAACTCTACACGTTAGAGGAAGTTCAATACGGTAAGTTTGAAGCCCGTATGAAAATGGCCGCTGCTTCTGGAACCGTGAGCTCTATGTTCCTTTACCAGAACGGTTCCGAAATCGCTGATGGAAGGCCGTGGGTTGAAGTCGATATTGAAGTTCTTGGCAAGAATCCGGGCAGTTTCCAATCCAATATCATTACCGGTAAGGCTGGCTCTCAGATAACAAGCGAAAAGCACCATGCTGTTAGCCCCGCCGCCGATCAGGCATTCCACACCTACGCTCTCGAATGGACTCCGAATTACGTCCGTTGGACTGTCGACGGCAAGGAAGTCCGCAAGACGGAAGGCGGCCAGGTTTCCAACCTCACGGGAACACAGGGACTCCGTTTTAACCTTTGGTCGTCTGAAAGTGCGGCTTGGGTAGGCCAATTCGACGAATCCAAGCTTCCGCTTTTCCAGTTCATCAACTGGGTGAAGGTTTACAAGTACACTCCGGGCCAGGGCGAAGGCGGCAGCGACTTTACGCTCGACTGGACCGACAATTTCGACACGTTCGATGGCTCCCGCTGGGGCAAGGGTGACTGGACTTTCGATGGCAACCGTGTGGACCTCACCGACAAGAATATTTATTCCAGAGACGGCATGTTGATTCTCGCCCTCACCCGCAAAGGTCAGGAAAGCTTCAACGGTCAAGTTCCGAAAGACGATGAACCCGCTCCGAAATCTTCCAGCAGCACTCCGGCAAGTTCCTCTAGCGCACCGGTTTCTTCGAGCAGCGTTGCTTCCTCTAGCAGCCAAGTTGTTCCGCCGAGTTCTTCTAGCGCAACGAACGCCATTCACGGAATCCGCACCACTCCTACGGTCTCCAAGGATCGTCGCAGCCTCGTGAACGCTAAGGGTGCTAAGGTATCCCCGAACGGACACAAGCGTTATCGCGTGAACTTTGAATACTAA
- a CDS encoding flavodoxin family protein, which produces MKVILFNGSRRENGCTYTALNIVANELKTAGIETKIVFVGGRVLNGEVNEVVHEAKELLESADGVVYGSPVYYASPSGEMLMFLDRLYGVAEANLLFKPAANVVSARRAGTTASLDVLNKYPTYAQQPLVTSRYWNMVHGSKPEDVLKDEEGVQIMKELGRNMAWLLKSIDAGKQAGVTQPSAKQKVYTNFIR; this is translated from the coding sequence ATGAAAGTTATCTTGTTTAACGGCAGCCGTCGCGAAAATGGCTGCACTTATACCGCACTCAACATTGTCGCCAATGAACTGAAGACCGCAGGGATTGAAACGAAAATCGTTTTTGTCGGTGGGCGAGTGCTCAATGGCGAAGTCAATGAAGTTGTTCATGAAGCCAAGGAACTTTTGGAATCGGCGGACGGCGTCGTTTACGGCTCTCCGGTTTATTATGCTTCTCCGAGTGGCGAAATGTTGATGTTCCTCGACCGCCTTTACGGTGTTGCCGAGGCAAATCTTTTGTTCAAGCCGGCTGCAAATGTGGTTTCGGCTCGCCGCGCAGGCACAACGGCTTCTCTTGATGTGCTCAACAAGTATCCGACTTACGCTCAGCAGCCTTTGGTAACTTCGCGCTACTGGAACATGGTTCACGGTTCAAAGCCAGAAGATGTGCTGAAAGATGAAGAAGGCGTGCAAATCATGAAGGAACTTGGCCGCAATATGGCGTGGCTCCTCAAGAGCATCGATGCAGGCAAGCAGGCTGGCGTGACACAGCCAAGCGCCAAGCAGAAAGTCTACACCAATTTCATTCGATAA
- the bioD gene encoding dethiobiotin synthase gives MSKGYFVTATGTDVGKTFITGLLVKKWRDSGVDAGYYKAALSGAELRDGKWIAGDADYVKRIANLPDTQEQLVSYVYKEAVSPHLAAQKEGNPVELSKVQADFNAACSRHEFIFAEGSGGIICPIRYDDQKIFLEDIIKTLKLPLLIVTTAALGSINACVLTVEYARSRGLDIRGIIVNRYGCSGNFEMEDDNIRMMQDLTGLEILAKVKEGDTDLGVDTF, from the coding sequence ATGAGCAAAGGTTATTTCGTTACGGCGACGGGTACGGATGTCGGTAAAACTTTTATCACGGGTCTTTTGGTGAAAAAATGGCGCGATTCCGGCGTTGACGCGGGCTATTACAAGGCGGCGCTCAGCGGTGCAGAACTCCGTGATGGCAAGTGGATTGCAGGCGATGCTGATTACGTCAAGCGCATTGCAAATCTCCCAGACACGCAAGAACAGCTTGTCAGTTACGTTTACAAAGAGGCAGTCTCGCCACATCTTGCAGCGCAAAAAGAAGGCAATCCCGTTGAGCTTTCTAAAGTTCAGGCGGACTTTAACGCAGCCTGCTCCCGCCACGAATTCATCTTTGCCGAAGGTAGCGGGGGAATCATTTGCCCCATCCGCTATGATGACCAGAAAATTTTCCTCGAAGATATCATCAAGACGCTTAAGCTTCCGCTGCTTATTGTAACGACGGCTGCGCTCGGTTCCATCAACGCTTGCGTGCTCACTGTAGAATACGCTCGTAGTCGCGGCCTAGATATCCGTGGAATTATCGTAAACCGTTACGGCTGTAGTGGCAATTTTGAAATGGAAGATGACAATATCCGCATGATGCAGGACTTGACGGGGCTTGAAATTCTTGCAAAAGTCAAGGAAGGTGACACCGATTTAGGCGTTGATACGTTTTAA